ATCGTTGAAGACACGAAAAAGCACGGATTTGTGATGACAAAACACGGATTTGACGGAGCAGTATAGTAGCACAGCGATCGGAAACAGTTACGAAACGGTTAGAGTCAATTACAACGTGGTACGCCACAGAAAACACAGAGAATTCAGCAAAAAATCACGGAGCACCGCGAGAAAGCGTCCTAACAGTTGACAGTCTTTAAAAGATTATATCTTCGGATTCATGGTTGAGTGAGTTCAGGAGCCCCTTCTTATTGCGCCTTTAGTTTGGCCTCATTTCAAGTGCCTCAATGCCCTCCAAAttaatcgtttttaaaattagaggaccctatttataattccgccctgggcctccaaggggattgatcctccactgctaaGGATACTTACATTTATTATTGGACACAAATAATGTTTGTCCTTTCTGGCGAGTAACAAGCCAAACGAATCCTTTTGAAATGAAAGCGTCTCTTTATTGTCACGGATTCGTATCCTTTCGCCCTAAGGGAAACATTTCGAAATCCGAGTGACCCACTgctttatttaacattttaagtaaagaattaaaaaagaaataatttaaatcaattttgcGATTCCTAAAAATCTACAAAATTTAAGTCACAATGAGAGAGTCATATGTTAGTGCTACAGCATTTTGCCTCATATTCTCAAAAGCTTTGTAAAGCTCTCAAATCTCCGCCAGAGGGCGTGCTTTGGTACGCTTAAAGCGCCCTCCGGTGATGGGTTTTTGAACTACCAAACATATTTGCGTTGTCCTTTCACGCGTATATTAACAATATTTCTGTTACTTAATCCCAAAAACGGCCCTCCTGTTTGATATGTTGTTTCGGATGCATATCAGCAACATTAAAAACGCACGCAACACAGTtccaatttaaatattttgcagTAATTTGTCTGATTTATTACTCGCGCCACCTTTTgcttttctcttttgttttgtaattttgttcatttgtCTCTAGATTAAGATCACGTCCAATCAAACGCACCCACAATACAATTTGGGGCCCGAGGGCGGTTCATGAACGAAAGACTGCCATCATGTGTTTGTGCTTAGTAGCAGCGCAGCCGTCTCTCGTTTTCCTTTCTGCGCTGCTTTTAAATGCTAGGGATGCTTGTTGTTCATTTCCGTCTCTATCGGTTTCCTGCTCGATCCTAGCCCATTTTGCTCTACACTATCTTATATTTACAGCTTAACTGTTTTAATGTTGTATATATAAGTATATATATACGgtctatatatatatgtatatttataGATCAATAAATTactcttttttgttctttcgctTACTCGAACTTGAACTCTACGAACTATGAAGATTATACACCACCTAAgcgctgtttgtttgttgctgttttaatCTTCCGCACTAAAACAACGCAAGCAGCATTTCCCTCGCCCTTTTACACGcgcgcacaaacaaacacacatattcATTACACTTTACACATTTGCCCTAGAAAAGATGCCATCGTTTACACCGTGTGTAAACGTTACCTACAATGTTTTAAACTCCCTTCTAATCAACATTAAATGTTCgaaactgctgctgcttgctgttTTTACCATCAATAAATTTGTTCCACGTTTGCGGATTCTACTACACTAcaatctatatatatatatatatagatataaTCTCGCTCATCTTTTTCCCTATAATACATCACTTCGATTGTTTTCGATTTTGAATTAGGTTCTGACCAACGAACACCTTTTGTTAatgcttttgaatttcatCTCATTTCTTTTTCAGTTCCTGTTCGAGACTGCGTGCAGTTTGGGATGTGTTGCAGTGTGCGCTTGAGGAAAGCATgcaacacacacccacacacaccaTTCGCTTTCATCTTTCACCGGTAGTagtatttataaaacaaacaaacaaaacaacaagttTGTGACATGATCATGATAAAACAATAGCATACACTATTTACTACCCTTTTTCGCGGCTCACAATTGACACAGGTTTTGGCCTAACTTTGCCACGATCTCATTGCAAATCTGAAGCGAGGAGCCGGATCCAGAGTCGCCAAAAAGGAAAGCGATTACGCAAAAGAAATGTATCGCTGTGGACTAGAACGTGGAAGGATACTACCAAATGGAGACGAGACCCACCGAACGCctcaaaaacggaaaaatgcatGATCTTGCTAAAGAATTGTAGAATAGGAATTGacgatacacacacaaacaggaaCATACGATATTGATTGTGGTTGGGTTGGTTACTGTGTTGTGAGTTAGTGTGACTGTGGAGGGACTGGTGTGTCTATGGCACAATCATTTACACCAAAAAAATACTGTTTTCCGTAACTGCCGTAACGCCATCGGAGTCATGTAGAGCGAAcgggtgcaaaaaaaaggaaactaaaGCTCAACAAGTGGTAAGTAGTAATAGCAGTAGCGTAGACATTCCCTCAAATCTCTGCTGCGGAGCCCTATCCTTATCGGCGAGGCCGTCATATACCCTCATTCTCTCTCCCGGTAAACCTAGAACCCCCCCACTAGCATCCATAAGGAACCattgcacgcacgcacgcacgcatgcACATTGCACAGCCATCTGTCGGTCATCGGTTCAGCGGCGGGATCCACGCATCCGATGCACGGTACCACCCGTTCAATACTAACTGCCGACCATGATGTGGGTCGTGAACGAGTCCATCTCGTTGTCCCCGCACACGACCTTACTCGGACCCTCGAGCATGGGCCCTTTCAGCCCAAGCACGTCCACGTGATCACCCGAGTTGAAGGAGGTAATCTTGTAGCAGCTCGGGAACATATCGTACAGCTCGTGGGTCGTGCCGAGATCCATGTCCAGGTACGCAAACTCCCAGCAGCTCGAACTGCCCGTGCCGCTGCTACCGTGGATGCCGTGCTGATGGAACggatggtgttgctgctgctgttgctgctgatgctgctgatggtgatgatggtgctgttgcggatgatgatggtgatgatgatgatgctgctgctgatgctgctgcaagCTGCTGTAGTGTTGCAGGGCGGAGGCACAGGATGAGAGCAGCGGTGAAGAGGCCGCACTACTGCTGGTAAGCGTCGTCAGATGGCTGGTGTCTCCCCTGGCGCTACTATTACTACTCGTAAGCGTCGTCAGCGAGGTGAGCATGGTCGTGGAGCTGGGCGAGATCGAACGATCGTGATCATCGCTTCCGTCGGCGACCGTGGCCGACGGTGCTGCCGGTACGGTCGGGTCATCCACCACATCACCTTCGGGTCCACTGCCGGTCGCTACTTCCATGTCTACGTCACTGTCAACTTCACACTTTCCCGGCGAGGAACTACCGCCCGCGGTGCCATTTGTACTGTTGCCAATGGTGCTAGAGctgttactgctgctactactactgctgctgctgctactactactactactgctgctattGGAGGTGGTACTATTGCCAGAGCTACCTCCATTGTTCCCCGTGACCTCAGTGGCGCCATCAACAAGCGTTAGCGTGGCCTCACCACCAATCGTTCCATTCGGTCCAGATCCATTAGAATTACTCCCACCGACGACATCACTCCCCGCTTCGGACCCGGACGCGGAACTGGCACCGGTTACGCCTTCCTCACCGGGAACGACTTGCGATGGCACGGAACTGACCACATTCGGGGAGGACGGTAATGACCCGCTCTCATCACAgccatcaacaacaacgacaacgcTCGAGGACGGTGCGCTCGTGTCGTCATCCACCACCACAGGTACGGGGCCGGTTGGGGACGTCACGAACAGATCACTACCATTTAGCGGATCCAGTGCCGACTGGGAAGATAAGCTAAGTACCGAGCCCCAATTGATGGGACGCGTACAATCGTCATCGGTGAACCCGTTCGCATCCGTCTCGAGATGATGGTGAAGCTGACTGTGGTGCAGTGCTTgcatctgctgctgctcctgttgctgctgctgctgctgctggtggagatgatgttgttgatgatgatgatgaactaGCTGCTCGTAGGTACTGGAAGTACTACTGCTTGTATCGCTATTATTACTGCTAATGTCACTActggtactgctgctgttgctgctattACTACTGCCGTTGTTGCTACTGCTGTTGCTaccactactgctgctgctgctgttactgGTCGTGGAGGCATTATCACCACTGCTGCCATTGTTACTACTAATTGCGGGAAGTTCGACTGTGGCGTTGGACGACGCACCGTTGCTCGCTGGGAAGGGAGTAGCCCGGCCCGATTGCGGATCCTTCAGCGGATGTGGATGACCGTTGTTGCTCAGATGCGGTGACAACGGATGCaactggtgctgctgctgttgctgctgttgctgctgcaagtgaagatgatgatgctgctgttgttgcatctgctgttgctgcatttgttgctgctgttggtgttgctgTGACTGAGGATgtggatggtgatgatgatgctgcaggtggtgatgatgatgcaggGGATGCAGCATGTGTTGTTGcgagtgttgttgttgttgctgctgttgctgatcgTACGGCGATAGTTGCATCGTGATCGTGGAAGGATCACCGTATCCTGTTGCACCTCCAGCTCCCGGACCACCGGGGGTTGTTTGCTGCCGGTTGGCCGGGTTTGGTGCACCGATGCGATTGCCGAAGTAATCCGAACCGGATGCACCCGtcggtggaggtggtgggGGTGGTGGCGGTAGCGGTGAAAGTTGATGATGCATTCCCgcatgttgttgctgctgctgttgttgctgttgctgctgctgttgctgctggagaTGGTAAtgatgttgctggtgttgctggaaatgctgctgctgctgttgatggtgCTGATTGAACTCTTTGTTTTCATTGTCAATCTCCCGCTCGATCGATTTCAGCGTGTTGCAGATCAAAACCGAACGATAGAGCGACTGGTCCGACGCTTGCCGAAACCGGGCGAGCTTAAACATCGACAGGTTCATCATCTTCAGGCGTCGCTCCTTGTAGCACTGCTTATTACTACAGGACATGTTGCGCCCATCACAGCATCGCTTCAGATGGTGGGGCCTTCCGCCGGGCATAACTCCCGGGGCACCGAATGGACcaccctgctgttgctgttgttgttgctgctgctgttgctgctgctgctgggccgATCCCATCGGTATGGCCGGGTTCATCGGTCCGGGTGAACCGCCCGCACCTATTCCAGCGGCCGCCGCCGCATTACTGTAGTTGGCCGACCCAAGCTCAAAGTAGCTTTTGCCATTCTCCGCACACCGGATCGTTTGCTGCGAGGTGGGCGCCTCATACGGTGGCGAGTAGTAACCGTGCTGGGCCCAACCATACCCCCGATTCGCGTACTGCTGGGCACCATTGTTGGTCGCACCGGTGCGTGCACAGTTCTGGTACGGTTCCGGGAAGTAGCCCGGTTTTGGGTAGGCCGGACTCGCGTACCCACCGCCAGCAATCGATGCCACCGTTGTGCCACGGTTCGGCGAGCACGGGTAGCGCATCGACGAATACCCCGGCAGGATCGTCTCATCGTCGTCGAAATCATCCTCGaaatcgtcatcgtcatcgtcgagATCGTCCGCCACTAGCAGCGTGGTGGCCAGGGTCGATCGTGTACTGTCGGACGCACTGCCCCACGCTTCGCCCGGTACGGCCACCGCCTGCAGCTTGCTGATACTGTCCACAATCGGCTCACAGTTCCACGCACTTTCGCCCGGTACGGCGACGGCCTCCAGCTTCGCGATGGCATTCTCCTCCGGCTCAGCCGGTAACGGTGCGGTCAGGAGTATCGGTGCCGTTGGACTCAGGATCGTCGGAGTGGCGGTGATGAAAGGACTACTGACCgtgatactgctgctgctgctgctgctactactgctgttGCTACAAACGTTACTTATGCTACTTTCCACCGACGTCGTACTAGTGGCGCTAATTGTTGTACTAATAATGCTGACACAGCTTTCATCTTCCTTCTCCGCTACCGTTGGCGGGGACGTTGGTGCACGTTGTTCCTCTTTGCTGTGTGCGACGGTACCATTCTCCTGCTGCACGTCATCGTCGTACCGGGGACTCTTGCACGCCCTAATACCATCGCTGTTCTCCTGCGCCGGTTGGTTCGGACCCGTTTCCGGACTTTCGTGCTGCACCACATCGACGATCGTCATTTCGCTGTCGGCCGTGGCCGAGGCAGCTGCTTCTGTGCTGGTAGAAATTTCTTCGTATTTGCGCTTGTTGCCACACAGCGTCGTGCCGTTGCTGGTGTTACTGGTGGTAATGGTGATGGGCATACTGCTGacagccgtggccgtggtTGCTTCCGTATCTTGACCCATTTTTAGTGTTGAATGCTGCAGAACAGAGAAgtgcaaagaaagaaagaaacggaATTGTTAGTAAAAAATATGTAACGTTGACGTTAAAGTTTTTCCCTTCCTTTAgataataaatcaataattatTAATACGAGCGGTAAATCTCATAAAACcgaaaaaacaatcaatgaaATCACAACTGTATCTCTCCACtcgatgaatgaatgaatcttcgCAGCGCAAACAACCTCActcaggcaaaaaaaaaggtgaatgaAAGACGAATATCCGCGCCTTCATCATCACGAAAAACGTGCAATAATCAcataaattaacaacatcgacaacaaaaaaaaaacgataaacgaTCGTAAAAATCATATGGTTTTGCTGTTTACAGCACTCGAAAGTGGTAGACAGATACAGCGCGAAGATTCCCGGCTTTTCCTGCCGGGTTCGCGCTCCCTTTTCTTCCGGCACTCCTTTACCCCACACGCCTGCGGAGTTCCCGTGTGATACGCATCaataatctgtttttttttcggttgttcTTTTGGTACAATAAACCAATGCTCGCTGTGGGTCATATTTCGCTAATTGAGCGATTGGCAATTTACGTTTTATTGCCTCGACTTTACGCCGTCAACAGGTAGCATCTTAAGGTAGTGCCGTCCATTCATGGGTTTGGGGGCTTGTTCTGGGTGCATGAATCATTTAGCGTGCCATTTCTGATCATCTTTTGTTTGTACAGTCACAAACAATCCTATTTTATCAGTATATCTTACTATTTTACGTTTTTAGTACAATTTTAGTACAAAGGTATCAAACACAGCAAAGAGGAttaataaaatacaataaagacctaaaaaaaaggaacagaaaTTTTTTTTAGGGACTGAGAACTTCAAACCATCCCCCAACCATCTGTACTACTTTCTTGTGTGACCGTTTGATCAATCGCGCACACGCACCGACACAcgagaccaaaaaaaaaaagctctgcCCCGTCTAATAGCATTAAGAAACACGGTGTAGAGCTGGAATTGCTTTTAGGGAAAATAGTTTTAACCTTCCCGCCAACAAAAGAACTCGCCCTACTACACGGCTAGAACCGAACCGTACCGGGTAGCTGCTCCGTGATTGTACACAAAGTTCACAGCCTAAGGTCCTATCCGGCCATCCGGTCTGACAGCATGAGAGTCACGCGATCTTACGCACGACACGCCACTGCACCGAGGAGGAAAAACTTTTGGGGTCGTACGGCTACAAATCGGTGATGTTGTGAAGCaatagaaacacacacacacacagccgacTTGTTCCCATCCCTTCGCGtactaaaaatataaatgaaataaaaaacgcggttttgttggtaaaaatagaaaaacataaaatgggATGACGTCGTATGGcttatttacacatttttatgtTAAGATTCGCTTCTTCGGGACTCTCGTTGCAAGACAAAACCATCGAGCTGCAACTCTGTATCGGTGCATCGTATTTGCGAAAGGAATTCGTCCTGGAATTGGGAGACCAAAGAGACCA
The Anopheles moucheti chromosome 2, idAnoMoucSN_F20_07, whole genome shotgun sequence genome window above contains:
- the LOC128309838 gene encoding serine-rich adhesin for platelets; the protein is MCIIEHPLGGGYAHSTLKMGQDTEATTATAVSSMPITITTSNTSNGTTLCGNKRKYEEISTSTEAAASATADSEMTIVDVVQHESPETGPNQPAQENSDGIRACKSPRYDDDVQQENGTVAHSKEEQRAPTSPPTVAEKEDESCVSIISTTISATSTTSVESSISNVCSNSSSSSSSSSSITVSSPFITATPTILSPTAPILLTAPLPAEPEENAIAKLEAVAVPGESAWNCEPIVDSISKLQAVAVPGEAWGSASDSTRSTLATTLLVADDLDDDDDDFEDDFDDDETILPGYSSMRYPCSPNRGTTVASIAGGGYASPAYPKPGYFPEPYQNCARTGATNNGAQQYANRGYGWAQHGYYSPPYEAPTSQQTIRCAENGKSYFELGSANYSNAAAAAGIGAGGSPGPMNPAIPMGSAQQQQQQQQQQQQQQQGGPFGAPGVMPGGRPHHLKRCCDGRNMSCSNKQCYKERRLKMMNLSMFKLARFRQASDQSLYRSVLICNTLKSIEREIDNENKEFNQHHQQQQQHFQQHQQHHYHLQQQQQQQQQQQQQQQHAGMHHQLSPLPPPPPPPPPTGASGSDYFGNRIGAPNPANRQQTTPGGPGAGGATGYGDPSTITMQLSPYDQQQQQQQQHSQQHMLHPLHHHHHLQHHHHHPHPQSQQHQQQQQMQQQQMQQQQHHHLHLQQQQQQQQQHQLHPLSPHLSNNGHPHPLKDPQSGRATPFPASNGASSNATVELPAISSNNGSSGDNASTTSNSSSSSSGSNSSSNNGSSNSSNSSSTSSDISSNNSDTSSSTSSTYEQLVHHHHQQHHLHQQQQQQQQEQQQMQALHHSQLHHHLETDANGFTDDDCTRPINWGSVLSLSSQSALDPLNGSDLFVTSPTGPVPVVVDDDTSAPSSSVVVVVDGCDESGSLPSSPNVVSSVPSQVVPGEEGVTGASSASGSEAGSDVVGGSNSNGSGPNGTIGGEATLTLVDGATEVTGNNGGSSGNSTTSNSSSSSSSSSSSSSSSSSNSSSTIGNSTNGTAGGSSSPGKCEVDSDVDMEVATGSGPEGDVVDDPTVPAAPSATVADGSDDHDRSISPSSTTMLTSLTTLTSSNSSARGDTSHLTTLTSSSAASSPLLSSCASALQHYSSLQQHQQQHHHHHHHHPQQHHHHHQQHQQQQQQQHHPFHQHGIHGSSGTGSSSCWEFAYLDMDLGTTHELYDMFPSCYKITSFNSGDHVDVLGLKGPMLEGPSKVVCGDNEMDSFTTHIMVGS